A region of Periplaneta americana isolate PAMFEO1 chromosome 16, P.americana_PAMFEO1_priV1, whole genome shotgun sequence DNA encodes the following proteins:
- the LOC138691844 gene encoding zinc finger protein 791-like isoform X2, whose protein sequence is MDANMSKPEVDPLAMEENCDTDVKKCEFLSQTCEEIYLKKEVEDGLLAVDRNADTYVEMECLSEIKLESVDCSRDLTAEVNDEKLPVPDTIRGLKCESEMKVEFEDTSYNLTSDVKCEENPVLITCRVLGEESEEGFCIERTEKEQTNLKEATEKDGVITGSTAVSTRLKSFKCDVCGKVFPRAWSLKRHSRTHSGQKRFKCNTCEKSFSHSFTLKEHEQVHAGLKSFKCEVCGKVLSNSWSLKSHSRTHTGEKPFKCNACGKSFSHACSLEGHEVIHTRSKSFKCDLCGKVLSTNWSLKTHARIHTGEKPYKCNDCGKCFSHAGSFKEHERLHTGFKPFECVDCGKSFSYFSSFDTHKRLHTGERPFKCNECGKCFSQLPSLKRHEFCHSKSSPYMCDCCGKSFSGAWLLKEHKYLHTGEKVFKCDECGKCFNYARDLKLHVRRHTGVKPHSCDVCGKNFLLLGSLNAHARIHTGEKPFKCHVCGKVFSRSSYLKLHLRQHSADRQFKCDVCGKCFLHSISLREHLVTHSGQKPHVCELCGKCFSVLRVFKLHLRKHQVGKAYKCDICKKCFSHASKLKSHSRVHNSGKPFVCEVCGKSFTYSTSFSKHENLHKVKM, encoded by the exons ATGGATGCGAACATGTCTAAACCGGAAGTGGATCCATTGGCGATGGAGGAAAACTGCGATACAGAtgtgaaaaaatgtgaatttctGTCTCAAACCTGTGAGGagatatatttgaagaaagaagTAGAAGACGGCTTGTTGGCTGTAGACAGAAATGCTGACACTTACGTGGAAATGGAATGTTTATCAGAG ATAAAATTGGAAAGTGTGGATTGCAGCCGTGATCTCACAGCAGAAGTGAATGATGAAAAACTTCCAGTGCCAGATACAATTCGTGGGCTGAAGTGTGAATCAGAG ATGAAGGTCGAGTTTGAGGACACCAGCTACAATCTCACATCAGACGTGAAGTGTGAAGAAAATCCAGTCCTGATTACATGTCGTGTGTTGGGAGAGGAATCTGAG GAAGGCTTCTGTATCGAGCGCACAGAGAAGGAACAGACAAATTTGAAAGAGGCTACTGAGAAGGATGGAGTCATAACAGGAAG CACTGCAGTTAGCACCAGATTGAAGTCTTTCAAATGCGACGTTTGTGGAAAGGTCTTTCCAAGAGCCTGGAGTCTCAAGAGACATTCACGCACACACAGTGGACAGAAACGTTTTAAATGCAACACCTGTGAAAAAAGCTTTTCGCATTCATTTACTTTGAAGGAACATGAGCAAGTGCACGCCGGGCTGAAGTCCTTCAAATGCGAAGTTTGTGGAAAAGTGTTGTCCAACTCTTGGAGCCTGAAGTCACATTCACGCACACATACCggcgaaaaacctttcaaatgcaacGCTTGTGGGAAATCCTTTTCGCATGCCTGTTCCTTGGAAGGGCATGAAGTCATTCACACGCGGTCGAAGTCGTTCAAGTGCGATCTTTGTGGGAAAGTCTTGTCCACCAATTGGAGCCTGAAGACACATGCACGTATACACACTGGAGAAAAACCGTATAAGTGCAACGACTGTGGAAAATGCTTCTCGCATGCCGGTTCCTTCAAGGAACACGAACGCTTGCACACCGGATTCAAACCCTTCGAATGCGTTGATTGCGGAAAGAGTTTCTCTTATTTTTCGAGTTTCGATACACATAAACGGCTGCACACCGGCGAGAGACCTTTTAAGTGTAATGAGTGTGGAAAATGTTTTTCTCAACTTCCGAGTTTAAAAAGGCACGAATTTTGTCACTCCAAATCAAGTCCTTACATGTGCGACTGTTGTGGGAAATCTTTCTCAGGTGCGTGGCTACTGAAGGAGCATAAATACCTGCACACTGGGGAGAAAGTGTTTAAATGTGATGAATGTGGGAAATGCTTTAACTATGCTCGAGATTTGAAGCTTCATGTCCGACGACACACGGGAGTCAAACCACACAGTTGCGATGTTTGCGGTAAGAATTTCTTGCTTTTAGGCAGTTTGAACGCTCATGCACGCATCCACACCGGtgagaagcctttcaaatgccATGTCTGCGGAAAAGTGTTTTCCCGTTCCTCCTATCTGAAGTTGCACCTACGTCAACATTCCGCGGACAGACAATTCAAATGCGACGTCTGCGGCAAATGTTTTCTGCACTCGATAAGTTTGAGGGAGCATTTAGTTACTCACTCGGGTCAGAAGCCTCACGTCTGCGAACtttgtgggaagtgtttctcTGTTCTAAGAGTCTTCAAACTGCATTTACGTAAGCATCAAGTGGGGAAAGCTTACAAATGCGATATATGCAAAAAATGTTTTTCGCATGCGTCTAAATTGAAATCTCATTCTCGCGTACACAATTCTGGGAAACCATTTGTGTGCGAGGTGTGTGGTAAGAGTTTTACGTATTCCACGAGTTTCAGCAAGCACGAAAATTTGCACAAAGTTAAAATGTAA
- the LOC138691851 gene encoding zinc finger protein ZFP2-like gives MDGMKTEPEDESLPIEMYDHTYTIRGQLLCQPYYKMEEGKTKLEGDPLAIGENGDTDLEDRMSLSQIKEESVDSTYNVTTDPIPEENPELVVFPVMKFESEEQLFTSQTVNKELNPEEVFEARDMLNISITVNKDRAVLGEELSENDNPPTKESANTGGTKKIDVSSSCVETSCHLFKCNTCGKCVGSVDDIRKHTCAPTQKNRYKCNICGHSFAESSSLEAHARLQNCQNNFKCDVCGKCFPRAGDLEMHARVHTGEKPFRCDVCGKCFSQAGHLELHAHVHIDVTPFKCDNCDKSFSRIENLKIHARLHNEELLKCDVCGKCFAERRNLDVHLRVHTGEKPFKCSDCGKGFTRSGSLARHSRQHGDEKRFKCDVCDACFSTSEYLRTHALIHEDEKPFKCDVCGKSFSDSANLKLHKRIHADEKPYRCSLCDKSFSHPGNLRMHAQLHKGEKPFKCNDCGKSFSLASNLKVHSRVHSDEKAFKCSTCGKTFARCGNLKAHERSH, from the exons ATGGACGGGATGAAAACAGAACCAGAGGATGAGTCGTTGCCTATAGAAATGTATGATCACACATATACTATCAGAGGTCAACTTCTGTGTCAACCTTATTACAAAATGGAAGAGGGGAAGACGAAGCTAGAGGGTGACCCATTGGCAATAGGAGAAAATGGCGACACAGACTTAGAAGATAGAATGTCATTGTCACAG ATAAAGGAGGAGTCTGTGGATTCCACCTATAATGTTACAACTGATCCGATACCTGAAGAAAATCCAGAGCTCGTTGTATTTCCTGTAATGAAGTTTGAATCTGAG GAACAGTTGTTCACCTCGCAGACTGTGAACAAGGAGCTGAACCCTGAAGAAGTATTTGAGGCCCGTGACATGTTGAATATAAG CATTACAGTGAACAAAGATAGAGCAGTGTTGGGTGAAGAATTATCAGAAAATGATAATCCTCCTACAAAAGAATCCGCGAACACTGGGGGCACAAAGAAAATCGACGTTAGCAGTTCCTGTGTTGAGACTAGCTGTCATTTATTCAAGTGCAATACTTGTGGAAAGTGTGTCGGGTCTGTGGACGATATCAGGAAGCACACCTGTGCTCCCACGCAGAAGAATCGGTATAAGTGTAATATTTGCGGTCATAGTTTCGCAGAATCTTCAAGTCTCGAAGCTCACGCCCGCCTACAAAATTGTCAGAATAATTTCAAATGCGACGTTTGCGGGAAGTGCTTCCCACGCGCGGGAGACCTCGAGATGCACGCCAGGGtacatacaggcgagaaaccATTCAGGTGCGATGTGTGCGGGAAATGTTTCTCTCAAGCGGGACATTTGGAACTCCATGCTCACGTACACATCGACGTGACCCCATTTAAATGCGATAACTGTGATAAAAGTTTTTCACGTATAGAAAACCTCAAAATTCATGCACGCCTTCATAACGAAGAACTTCTCAAGTGCGATGTTTGTGGCAAATGTTTTGCAGAGAGAAGGAATCTTGATGTCCATTTACGCGTGCACACTGGTGAAAAGCCTTTCAAGTGCAGTGACTGTGGCAAGGGTTTCACACGATCCGGTTCGTTAGCAAGACACTCCCGCCAGCACGGTGACGAGAAACGATTCAAATGTGATGTCTGCGACGCGTGCTTTTCAACATCGGAATATCTTCGAACCCACGCTCTTATTCACGAAGacgagaagccattcaaatgtgatgtgTGTGGTAAGAGTTTCTCAGACTCTGCAAACCTCAAATTACATAAACGCATTCACGCAGACGAGAAGCCTTACAGGTGTTCTTTGTGTGACAAATCTTTTTCTCATCCCGGAAACCTCAGAATGCATGCGCAGTTGCACAAAGGTGAAAAGCCGTTTAAGTGCAATGACTGTGGGAAAAGCTTCTCTCTTGCAAGTAATCTGAAGGTGCATTCACGCGTGCACTCCGATGAGAAGGCGTTCAAATGCAGTACTTGTGGAAAAACTTTTGCACGTTGTGGAAATCTCAAGGCCCACGAACGGAGCCACTAA